The Papio anubis isolate 15944 chromosome 5, Panubis1.0, whole genome shotgun sequence genome has a segment encoding these proteins:
- the HNRNPA0 gene encoding heterogeneous nuclear ribonucleoprotein A0 produces the protein MENSQLCKLFIGGLNVQTSESGLRGHFEAFGTLTDCVVVVNPQTKRSRCFGFVTYSNVEEADAAMAASPHAVDGNTVELKRAVSREDSARPGAHAKVKKLFVGGLKGDVAEGDLIEHFSQFGTVEKAEIIADKQSGKKRGFGFVYFQNHDAADKAAVVKFHPIQGHRVEVKKAVPKEDIYSGGGGGGSRSSRGGRGGRGRGGGRDQNGLSKGGGGGYNSYGGYGGGGGGGYNAYGGGGGGSSYGGNDYGNGFGGFGSYSQHQSSYGPMKSGGGGGGSSWGGRSNSGPYRGGYGGGGGYGGSSF, from the coding sequence ATGGAGAATTCCCAGTTGTGTAAGCTGTTCATCGGCGGCCTCAATGTGCAGACGAGTGAGTCGGGCCTGCGCGGCCACTTTGAGGCCTTTGGGACTCTGACGGACTGCGTGGTGGTGGTGAATCCCCAGACCAAGCGCTCCCGTTGCTTTGGCTTCGTGACCTACTCCAATGTGGAGGAGGCCGACGCCGCCATGGCCGCCTCGCCCCATGCCGTGGACGGCAACACTGTGGAGCTGAAGCGGGCGGTGTCCCGGGAGGATTCGGCGCGGCCCGGTGCCCACGCCAAGGTTAAGAAGCTCTTTGTCGGCGGCCTTAAGGGAGACGTGGCTGAGGGCGACCTGATCGAGCACTTCTCGCAGTTTGGCACCGTGGAAAAGGCCGAGATTATTGCCGACAAGCAGTCCGGCAAGAAGCGTGGATTCGGCTTCGTGTATTTTCAGAATCACGACGCGGCAGACAAGGCCGCGGTGGTCAAGTTCCATCCGATTCAGGGCCATCGCGTGGAGGTGAAGAAGGCAGTCCCCAAGGAGGATATCTACTCCGGTGGGGGTGGAGGCGGCTCCCGATCCTCCCGGGGCGGCCGAGGCGGCCGGGGGCGCGGCGGTGGTCGAGACCAGAACGGCCTTTCCAAGGGCGGCGGCGGCGGTTACAACAGCTACGGTGGTtacggcggcggcggtggcggcggctaCAATGCTTacggaggcggcggcggcggttcGTCCTACGGTGGGAACGACTACGGTAACGGCTTCGGCGGCTTCGGCAGCTACAGTCAGCATCAGTCCTCTTATGGGCCCATGaagagcggcggcggcggcggaggcaGCAGCTGGGGCGGTCGCAGTAATAGTGGACCTTACAGAGGCGGCTATGGAGGTGGGGGTGGCTATGGAGGGAGCTCcttctaa